The following are encoded together in the Acidovorax sp. KKS102 genome:
- a CDS encoding metallophosphoesterase, with the protein MKIALLSDIHANRQALDACLTHARAHGAEQFALLGDLVGYGGEPVAVVEQVRDLAQQGALCVLGNHDAMALAPPANPRNRSELGAQWTHDQLGNSHIAFLQSLPLTARLGSSALLVHASADMPAQWRYVEDSNAAERSMTAAQGIDPAIRYVFCGHVHEQVLYFLTPTAKLMRFAPEPGVPVPVPTHRQWLGIVGSVGQPRDGDARAMYALFDDTAKQITFYRVPYDHLAAAAAIRAAGLPGFYADRLEKGQ; encoded by the coding sequence ATGAAAATCGCCCTGCTGTCCGACATCCACGCCAACCGCCAGGCCCTGGACGCCTGCCTGACACACGCCCGCGCCCACGGCGCCGAACAATTTGCGCTGCTGGGCGACCTGGTGGGCTACGGCGGCGAGCCCGTGGCCGTGGTGGAGCAAGTGCGCGACCTGGCCCAGCAAGGTGCCCTGTGCGTGCTGGGCAACCACGACGCCATGGCCCTGGCGCCCCCCGCCAACCCACGCAACCGCAGCGAGCTGGGCGCGCAGTGGACGCACGACCAGCTCGGCAACAGCCATATCGCCTTTTTGCAGTCGCTGCCACTCACCGCGCGGCTGGGCAGCAGCGCCTTGCTGGTGCACGCCAGTGCCGACATGCCCGCGCAATGGCGGTATGTGGAAGACTCCAACGCGGCAGAGCGCAGCATGACCGCCGCGCAAGGCATCGACCCCGCCATCCGCTACGTGTTCTGCGGCCATGTGCATGAGCAGGTGCTGTATTTCCTCACGCCCACGGCCAAGCTCATGCGCTTTGCGCCCGAGCCCGGCGTGCCGGTGCCCGTGCCCACGCACCGCCAGTGGCTGGGCATTGTGGGCTCCGTGGGCCAGCCACGCGATGGCGATGCACGCGCCATGTACGCGCTGTTTGACGACACGGCCAAGCAGATCACCTTCTACCGCGTGCCGTATGACCACCTGGCCGCCGCCGCCGCCATTCGCGCGGCGGGCCTGCCCGGCTTCTACGCCGACCGGCTCGAAAAAGGCCAGTGA
- a CDS encoding DUF1304 domain-containing protein: MGRQLLPRIAVALVAIEHVYILVLEMFFWNKPQGMKTFNLTQEFADATTTLAANQGLYNGFLAAGLFFGLFTGNRVFKIFFLACVIVAGVFGAATAAPKIFFSQALPAIIALGLVLALDKPATTQRSL; this comes from the coding sequence ATGGGCCGCCAGCTGCTTCCCCGCATCGCGGTGGCCCTGGTGGCCATCGAGCATGTGTACATCCTCGTGCTCGAAATGTTCTTCTGGAACAAGCCACAGGGCATGAAGACCTTCAACCTGACCCAGGAGTTCGCCGACGCCACCACCACGCTGGCGGCCAACCAGGGGCTGTACAACGGTTTTCTGGCAGCGGGCCTGTTCTTTGGGTTGTTCACCGGCAACCGGGTGTTCAAGATCTTCTTTCTGGCCTGCGTGATCGTGGCCGGGGTGTTTGGCGCCGCCACCGCAGCGCCCAAGATCTTCTTCAGCCAGGCACTGCCCGCGATCATTGCGCTGGGCCTGGTGCTGGCGCTGGACAAACCAGCCACCACACAGCGCAGCCTCTGA
- a CDS encoding organic hydroperoxide resistance protein yields the protein MTKLEKVLYTAKSHVTGGRDGAAKTDDGRLDVKLSSPGTSGTGTNPEQLFASGYAACFIGAMKAVGGKIGIPVPQDVSIDAEVDLGPIPNAYGIAARLNISLPGLDKETAQKLVDAAHQVCPYSNATRGNIDVTITLV from the coding sequence ATGACCAAGCTCGAAAAAGTCCTGTACACCGCCAAGTCGCACGTGACCGGTGGCCGCGATGGCGCCGCCAAGACCGATGACGGCCGCCTGGACGTCAAGCTGTCCTCGCCCGGCACCTCCGGCACCGGCACCAACCCCGAGCAGCTGTTTGCCTCCGGCTACGCAGCCTGCTTCATCGGCGCGATGAAGGCTGTGGGCGGCAAGATCGGCATCCCCGTGCCGCAAGACGTGTCCATTGACGCCGAAGTGGACCTGGGCCCCATCCCGAACGCCTACGGCATCGCCGCCCGCCTGAACATCAGCCTGCCCGGCCTGGACAAGGAAACCGCCCAGAAGCTGGTGGACGCAGCCCACCAGGTCTGCCCCTACTCCAACGCCACGCGCGGCAACATCGACGTGACCATCACGCTGGTGTAA
- a CDS encoding MarR family winged helix-turn-helix transcriptional regulator, translated as MPSHSTPHTPSPAILRLDNQVCFALYSASLAMTKLYKPLLDRIGLTYPQYLVMLVLWEQDGVTVSELGERLFLDSGTLTPLLKRLEAQGQIARLRDVQDERRVRITLTAEGRALRDQAEAIPQCVLQSSQCSVAELTALTIELKQLRDRLSEQR; from the coding sequence ATGCCCAGCCACAGCACGCCCCACACTCCCAGCCCCGCCATCCTGCGGCTGGACAACCAGGTCTGCTTTGCGCTGTATTCCGCCTCGCTGGCAATGACCAAGCTGTACAAGCCCCTGCTCGACCGCATCGGCCTGACCTACCCGCAGTACCTCGTGATGCTGGTGCTGTGGGAACAGGACGGCGTGACCGTGTCCGAGCTGGGCGAGCGCCTGTTTCTCGACTCCGGCACGCTCACGCCGCTGCTCAAGCGCCTGGAGGCGCAGGGCCAGATCGCCCGGCTGCGCGATGTGCAGGACGAGCGCCGCGTGCGCATCACCCTCACGGCCGAGGGCCGCGCGCTGCGCGACCAGGCCGAGGCCATTCCGCAGTGTGTGCTGCAAAGCAGCCAATGCTCGGTTGCCGAGCTGACCGCCCTGACCATTGAACTCAAGCAGTTGCGAGACCGGCTCAGCGAGCAACGCTGA
- a CDS encoding crotonase/enoyl-CoA hydratase family protein, producing the protein MTHITPTTPPPEGCIDTQVIGHVLLIGINRPAKRNGWTPPMFRQLAEAYTRLDDDPALRVGVLHAFGDHFTAGLDLPAVSAYMQRGEKAIPEGLVEPHDYGLPGYRRRTKPMVVAVKGICFTVGIELMLGADIVVAADNCRFSQMEVQRGIMATGGATLRMAERAGTGNALLHLLTADEFGSAEAYRLNFVQKVVPTGQELQEALHIAQRIEAQAPLAVVATRLNVLKAIEQGQAAAVAEFIPVQKQLANSEDAAEGVRAFVERRPAQFSGR; encoded by the coding sequence ATGACACACATCACCCCCACCACGCCCCCGCCCGAAGGCTGCATCGACACCCAGGTCATCGGCCATGTGCTGCTGATCGGCATCAATCGCCCGGCCAAGCGCAATGGTTGGACGCCGCCCATGTTCCGCCAGCTGGCCGAGGCCTACACCCGACTCGACGACGACCCCGCCCTGCGTGTGGGCGTGCTGCATGCGTTTGGCGACCATTTCACCGCCGGGCTCGACCTGCCCGCTGTGAGCGCCTACATGCAGCGCGGCGAAAAGGCCATCCCCGAAGGCCTGGTGGAGCCGCACGACTACGGCCTCCCTGGCTACCGGCGCCGCACCAAGCCCATGGTGGTGGCGGTCAAGGGCATCTGCTTCACGGTGGGCATCGAGCTGATGCTGGGGGCCGACATCGTGGTGGCTGCTGACAACTGCCGCTTCTCCCAAATGGAGGTGCAGCGCGGCATCATGGCCACGGGCGGCGCCACATTGCGCATGGCCGAGCGCGCGGGCACGGGCAATGCGCTGCTGCACCTGCTGACGGCCGATGAGTTCGGCAGCGCCGAGGCGTACCGGCTGAACTTTGTGCAAAAAGTGGTGCCGACTGGCCAGGAGCTGCAGGAAGCGCTGCATATTGCCCAGCGCATCGAAGCCCAGGCGCCTCTGGCCGTGGTCGCCACGCGGCTCAACGTGCTCAAGGCCATCGAGCAAGGCCAGGCGGCGGCTGTGGCAGAGTTCATCCCCGTGCAAAAGCAACTGGCCAACAGCGAAGACGCGGCCGAAGGCGTGCGTGCTTTTGTCGAGCGCCGGCCCGCGCAGTTCAGCGGGCGCTGA
- a CDS encoding 3-hydroxybutyryl-CoA dehydrogenase, translating into MTIQTVGIIGAGTMGNGIAQACAVSGINVVMVDISDAAVQKGLATVAGSLDRLIKKEKISEADKAAALARIKTSTSYDDLKAAQLVIEAATENYELKLKILKQVDAIVAPEVIIASNTSSISITKLAAATSRADRFIGMHFFNPVPMMALVEIIRGLQTSDATHDAVKALAEALGKSPITVKNAPGFVVNRILVPMINEAFFVLAEGLATPEDIDAGMKLGCNQPIGPLALADMIGLDVCLAVMDVYLTEFGDSKYRPCPLLKEMVAAGRLGRKTGQGVYTY; encoded by the coding sequence ATGACGATTCAGACCGTAGGCATCATCGGCGCAGGCACCATGGGCAACGGCATTGCACAGGCCTGTGCGGTGTCGGGCATCAACGTGGTGATGGTCGACATCTCGGATGCTGCAGTGCAAAAAGGCCTGGCCACCGTGGCTGGCAGCCTGGACCGCCTGATCAAGAAGGAAAAGATCAGCGAAGCCGACAAGGCGGCCGCCCTGGCGCGCATCAAGACTTCCACCAGCTACGACGACCTGAAGGCCGCGCAATTGGTGATCGAGGCCGCCACCGAAAACTACGAACTCAAGCTCAAGATCCTCAAGCAGGTGGACGCCATCGTGGCGCCCGAGGTGATCATTGCCTCGAACACCTCTTCGATCTCCATCACCAAGCTGGCCGCCGCCACCAGCCGCGCAGACCGCTTCATCGGCATGCACTTCTTCAACCCCGTGCCCATGATGGCGCTGGTGGAGATCATCCGTGGCCTGCAGACCAGCGACGCGACCCACGACGCCGTGAAGGCGCTGGCCGAGGCGCTGGGCAAGAGCCCCATCACCGTGAAGAACGCGCCCGGCTTTGTAGTCAACCGCATCCTGGTGCCCATGATCAACGAGGCCTTCTTTGTGCTGGCCGAAGGCCTGGCCACGCCCGAGGACATCGACGCCGGCATGAAGCTGGGCTGCAACCAGCCCATCGGCCCGCTGGCGCTGGCCGACATGATTGGCCTGGATGTGTGCCTGGCCGTGATGGACGTGTACCTGACCGAGTTTGGCGACAGCAAGTACCGCCCCTGCCCGCTGCTCAAGGAAATGGTGGCCGCCGGCCGCCTGGGCCGCAAGACCGGGCAAGGCGTCTACACCTACTGA
- a CDS encoding GMC family oxidoreductase produces MFDYIVIGGGSAGSVLAGRLTENPAVRVCLLEAGPADNSVLIHCPAGLAVMAKFELNGWGFNTTPQAALNNRRGYQPRGKVLGGSSSINAMVYIRGQHADYDHWAAQGNPGWGWEDVKPYFLRAENNERGANDWHGRGGPFNVADLRAPNRFSQYFTDAGVQAGHPHNTDFNGATQEGVGLYQVTHKNGERHSAAKGYLTPHLARPNLQVITGAHATRILFDGTRAVGVEYRQGGAIQQVRAGREVLLSAGALLSPQLLMLSGVGPAAHLQQHGIPVLHDLPGVGQHLHDHPDVVQVLDAPELKDLFGLSLSGMAQTLRGIVEWRKHRTGMLTTNFAEAGGFIKSDPSEAAPDLQLHFVIGKLVDHGRKTVFGHGYSAHVCLLQPKSRGSVTLASRDPMALPQVDPNFLADPDDMARMVRGFKRTREILMQPALAKFGAKELAASASARTDAEIEQFIRQYADTIYHPVGTCRMGPGPMDVVDAELRVHGLAGLRVVDASIMPRIVSGNTNAPTVMIAEKAVDLLRAAP; encoded by the coding sequence ATGTTCGACTACATCGTGATCGGCGGCGGCTCGGCAGGCTCCGTGCTGGCTGGCCGCCTGACTGAGAACCCCGCCGTGCGCGTGTGCCTGCTGGAGGCGGGGCCTGCCGACAACAGCGTGCTCATCCACTGCCCGGCCGGGCTGGCCGTGATGGCCAAGTTCGAGCTGAACGGCTGGGGCTTCAACACCACACCACAGGCGGCGCTGAACAACCGGCGCGGCTACCAGCCACGCGGCAAGGTGCTGGGGGGCTCCAGCTCGATCAACGCCATGGTCTACATCCGGGGCCAGCATGCCGACTACGACCACTGGGCCGCGCAGGGCAACCCGGGCTGGGGCTGGGAGGATGTGAAGCCGTACTTTCTGCGCGCCGAGAACAACGAGCGCGGTGCCAACGACTGGCACGGCCGGGGCGGCCCCTTCAACGTGGCGGACCTGCGTGCGCCCAACCGGTTCAGCCAGTATTTCACCGACGCCGGTGTGCAGGCCGGGCACCCGCACAACACCGACTTCAATGGCGCCACGCAGGAAGGCGTGGGCCTGTACCAGGTCACGCACAAGAATGGCGAGCGCCACAGCGCGGCCAAGGGCTACCTCACGCCGCACCTGGCGCGGCCCAACCTGCAGGTCATCACCGGCGCGCATGCCACGCGCATCCTGTTCGACGGCACGCGCGCCGTGGGTGTGGAATATCGCCAGGGTGGCGCGATCCAGCAGGTGCGCGCCGGGCGCGAGGTTCTGCTGAGTGCGGGCGCGCTGCTGTCGCCGCAGCTGCTGATGCTGTCGGGCGTGGGGCCTGCCGCGCATTTGCAGCAACACGGCATCCCGGTGCTGCACGACCTGCCCGGCGTGGGCCAGCACCTGCATGACCACCCCGATGTGGTGCAGGTACTGGACGCCCCTGAGCTCAAGGACCTGTTCGGCCTGTCACTGTCGGGCATGGCGCAGACGCTGCGCGGCATCGTCGAATGGCGCAAGCACCGCACCGGCATGCTGACCACCAACTTTGCCGAGGCGGGCGGCTTTATCAAGAGCGACCCGTCAGAGGCTGCGCCCGATCTGCAACTGCACTTTGTGATCGGCAAGCTGGTGGACCACGGCCGCAAGACGGTGTTCGGCCACGGCTACTCGGCCCATGTGTGCCTGCTGCAGCCCAAGAGCCGGGGCTCGGTCACGCTGGCCAGCCGCGACCCCATGGCCTTGCCACAGGTGGACCCGAACTTCCTGGCCGATCCCGACGACATGGCGCGCATGGTGCGTGGCTTCAAGCGTACGCGCGAGATCCTGATGCAACCGGCGCTCGCGAAGTTCGGCGCCAAGGAGCTGGCGGCCTCGGCCAGTGCGCGCACCGACGCGGAGATCGAGCAGTTCATCCGCCAGTACGCCGACACCATCTACCACCCCGTGGGCACCTGCCGCATGGGGCCTGGGCCCATGGACGTGGTGGATGCCGAACTGCGCGTGCATGGCCTCGCCGGCCTGCGTGTGGTGGACGCGTCCATCATGCCGCGCATCGTGAGCGGCAACACCAATGCGCCCACGGTGATGATTGCGGAGAAGGCGGTGGACCTGCTGCGCGCCGCGCCGTGA
- a CDS encoding GAF domain-containing protein, producing MSTAAPSLHSIRPCLEGAIPAIMATCDPDGTPNVAYISQVVYVDAAHVALSFQFFNKTRQNILRNPRASVLVLDPVTAHFYRLHLLYERTEDSGPVFESMRAQLAGIASHAGMAEVFELKGADIYAVERIESVAGEGLPAPAPRSGLLHTLRLCSESIARCSGLDELLQGALQGLQDKLGIQHAMVLMLDASAQQLYTVASCGYATSGVGSEIRLGQGVIGMAARERTPVRISHMTHAALYSHAIRESMDAHATPDAPSLRGLDIPYPGLPEPHSQVAVPLLSAGRLLGVLFAESPEDMRFGFEDEDLLVAIAGQLAAAIDLLQAAPDAPEPLPTPTAAPPVSGSALRVRHFAANDSVFINDDYLIKGVAGAIVWKLLRDHQHTGRVDFTNRELRLDPALRLPDVADNLEARLLLLQRRLQENCPHIHIEKTGRGRFRLCVLRPVVLEDA from the coding sequence ATGAGCACCGCAGCGCCGTCCCTGCACAGCATCCGCCCCTGCCTGGAAGGGGCGATTCCCGCCATCATGGCGACCTGCGACCCTGACGGCACACCCAACGTGGCCTACATCTCGCAGGTGGTCTATGTGGATGCGGCGCATGTGGCACTGTCGTTCCAGTTCTTCAACAAGACCCGCCAGAACATCCTGCGCAACCCGCGCGCGTCGGTGTTGGTGCTGGACCCAGTCACCGCCCACTTCTACCGCCTGCACCTGCTGTACGAACGCACCGAGGACAGTGGCCCGGTGTTCGAGAGCATGCGCGCGCAGCTGGCGGGCATTGCGTCGCATGCGGGCATGGCCGAGGTGTTTGAACTCAAAGGGGCCGACATCTACGCTGTGGAGCGCATCGAATCGGTGGCGGGCGAAGGCCTGCCGGCACCGGCGCCGCGTTCCGGTTTGCTGCACACGCTGCGTCTGTGCAGCGAGAGCATCGCGCGCTGCTCGGGGCTGGACGAGTTGCTGCAAGGCGCGCTGCAGGGCCTGCAGGACAAGCTGGGCATCCAGCACGCCATGGTGCTGATGCTGGACGCCAGCGCCCAGCAGCTCTACACGGTGGCCAGCTGCGGCTATGCCACATCGGGCGTGGGTTCCGAAATCCGGCTGGGCCAGGGAGTGATCGGCATGGCTGCGCGCGAGCGCACGCCGGTGCGCATCAGCCACATGACGCACGCCGCCCTGTACAGCCATGCCATCCGCGAAAGCATGGACGCGCATGCCACACCCGATGCACCCTCGTTGCGCGGCCTGGACATCCCCTACCCCGGCCTGCCCGAGCCGCACAGCCAGGTGGCGGTTCCGCTGCTGTCGGCCGGGCGCCTGCTGGGTGTGCTGTTCGCCGAGAGCCCCGAGGACATGCGCTTTGGCTTCGAGGATGAAGACCTGCTGGTGGCCATTGCGGGCCAGCTGGCCGCCGCCATCGATCTGCTGCAGGCCGCGCCCGATGCGCCCGAGCCGCTGCCTACTCCGACAGCGGCCCCGCCGGTGAGCGGCAGCGCGCTGCGGGTGCGCCACTTTGCGGCCAACGACAGCGTGTTCATCAACGACGACTACCTGATCAAGGGCGTGGCGGGTGCCATCGTGTGGAAGCTGCTGCGCGACCACCAGCACACCGGGCGCGTGGACTTCACCAACCGCGAACTGCGGCTGGACCCCGCCCTGCGCCTGCCCGATGTGGCCGACAACCTGGAGGCCCGCCTGCTGTTGCTGCAGCGCCGCCTGCAAGAGAACTGCCCACACATCCACATCGAAAAAACGGGGCGCGGGCGCTTTCGGCTGTGCGTGCTGCGCCCCGTGGTGCTGGAAGACGCTTGA
- a CDS encoding ABC transporter permease: protein MQTVTPSSVASVAPPPPSVWRPPSLSVRWWPVFLRNLLVWRKLAIPSLVGNIAEPLMWLVAFGYGMGALVGQVSVGGAAGDTKVPYILFLASGSICMSAMNAASFEALYSAFSRMHVQKTWDGIMNAPVSLDDVVLAEMLWAAFKALFTVTAILGVMLALGISHSPKLLVAWPVLLFVGIMFSSIALIFNALAKGYDFFTYYFTLVLTPMMFLSGVFFPREQLPPIVRAISDWLPLTNAVELVRPLFMDQWPAHPLRHGLVLVVTTVVAFWVALALTRKRFKA, encoded by the coding sequence ATGCAAACCGTTACCCCGTCCTCCGTGGCCTCTGTGGCCCCGCCTCCGCCGTCGGTGTGGCGCCCGCCCAGCCTGTCCGTACGCTGGTGGCCCGTGTTCCTGCGCAACCTGCTGGTCTGGCGCAAGCTGGCCATCCCCAGCCTGGTGGGCAACATTGCCGAGCCGCTGATGTGGCTGGTGGCCTTTGGCTACGGCATGGGGGCCCTGGTGGGGCAAGTGAGTGTGGGTGGCGCAGCGGGCGACACCAAGGTGCCCTACATCCTGTTCCTGGCCAGCGGCTCCATCTGCATGAGCGCCATGAACGCGGCCAGCTTTGAAGCGCTGTACTCGGCCTTCTCGCGCATGCATGTGCAAAAGACCTGGGACGGCATCATGAACGCGCCCGTGAGCCTGGACGACGTGGTGCTGGCCGAGATGCTGTGGGCAGCGTTCAAGGCGCTTTTCACCGTGACGGCCATCCTGGGTGTGATGCTGGCCCTGGGGATCAGCCACAGCCCTAAGCTGCTGGTGGCCTGGCCGGTGCTGCTGTTCGTGGGCATCATGTTTTCCAGCATCGCGCTCATCTTCAATGCGCTGGCCAAGGGGTATGACTTTTTTACCTACTACTTCACGCTGGTGCTCACGCCCATGATGTTTCTCTCGGGCGTGTTCTTCCCACGCGAGCAGCTGCCGCCTATCGTGCGCGCCATCTCCGACTGGCTGCCGCTGACCAACGCGGTCGAGCTGGTGCGCCCGTTGTTCATGGACCAGTGGCCCGCTCACCCCCTGCGCCATGGCCTGGTGCTGGTGGTGACCACGGTGGTGGCCTTCTGGGTGGCCCTGGCCCTGACCCGCAAGCGCTTCAAGGCATGA
- a CDS encoding PAS domain-containing sensor histidine kinase, with the protein MPTHVLNLPAGASALWQNRLGLLLESTGEGVFGIDLAGNCVFINRAGAQMLGFAADEVMGRNMHALTHHSHPDGSPYADGDCPIFNAFRQGLPCRVDTEVFWRRDGSAFAVEYSSHPILEGDQVQGAVIAFVDITSRKRAADELQRAHDELARANDELERRVAARTQELSQALAQLRELSAYSEQVREDERTRIAREVHDELGSLLVALKMDVNWLHKRLGEQGERTPEAAGDMRTQMRCKCQNMSRLIENAVDNVGRIITDLRPSILDHQGLWAALEWQAQEFVQSAELELAWQMEVPATLHLPEPAAIAVFRIFQEMLSNVGRHAQASAIDIAIDVQDEMLQLRVRDNGVGATRQALEAPTAYGVMGMRERARQLGGRLSITSEPGQGSCLQLLIPLELS; encoded by the coding sequence ATGCCCACCCATGTCCTGAACCTGCCCGCCGGTGCCAGTGCCCTCTGGCAGAACCGCCTGGGGCTGCTGCTGGAGTCCACGGGCGAGGGGGTGTTTGGCATTGATCTGGCGGGCAACTGCGTGTTCATCAACCGGGCGGGCGCGCAGATGCTGGGCTTTGCGGCCGATGAGGTGATGGGGCGCAACATGCACGCGCTCACCCACCACAGCCACCCCGACGGCAGCCCGTATGCGGACGGCGACTGCCCCATCTTCAATGCGTTCCGCCAGGGCCTGCCCTGCCGTGTGGACACCGAGGTGTTCTGGCGCCGCGATGGCTCGGCGTTTGCCGTGGAGTATTCGAGCCACCCGATTCTGGAAGGTGACCAGGTGCAGGGTGCCGTGATCGCCTTTGTCGACATCACCAGCCGCAAACGCGCCGCCGACGAGCTGCAGCGCGCGCACGATGAGCTGGCCCGCGCCAACGATGAGTTAGAGCGCCGAGTGGCAGCGCGCACACAAGAGCTGTCGCAGGCGCTGGCGCAGCTGCGCGAGCTGTCGGCCTACTCGGAGCAGGTGCGCGAAGACGAACGCACCCGCATCGCCCGCGAAGTGCACGACGAGCTGGGCAGCCTGCTGGTGGCGCTGAAGATGGATGTCAACTGGCTGCACAAGCGCCTGGGCGAGCAAGGCGAGCGCACGCCCGAGGCCGCGGGCGACATGCGCACCCAGATGCGCTGCAAGTGCCAGAACATGAGCCGCCTGATCGAAAACGCCGTGGACAACGTGGGCCGCATCATCACCGACCTGCGCCCCAGCATCCTGGACCACCAGGGGCTATGGGCGGCGCTGGAGTGGCAGGCACAGGAGTTCGTGCAGTCGGCCGAACTGGAGCTGGCGTGGCAGATGGAGGTGCCTGCCACCTTGCACTTGCCCGAGCCTGCAGCCATCGCTGTGTTCCGCATCTTCCAGGAGATGCTGAGCAATGTGGGCCGCCACGCGCAGGCCAGCGCCATCGACATTGCCATCGACGTGCAGGACGAGATGCTGCAACTGCGCGTGCGCGACAACGGCGTGGGCGCCACCCGCCAGGCCCTTGAGGCGCCCACCGCCTATGGCGTGATGGGCATGCGCGAGCGGGCACGGCAGCTTGGGGGCCGGTTGAGCATCACCAGCGAGCCGGGGCAGGGCTCGTGCCTGCAATTGCTGATTCCTCTGGAGCTGTCATGA
- a CDS encoding response regulator transcription factor, with product MNSVVRVLIGDDHRIVREGLKQVLGDPANGVPEITVVAEATQGNEVLELVAALQGPTGTPGLDLVLLDIAMPGMDGLEVLQALRKAWPALPVLMLSTYPERQYAVRCIQMGAAGYLHKSADPDDMVAAVRKVAAGGRYLTEATAQALAGAVERTGVVRAAQQGAPAGVDALSYREHQVFRLLTAGQSVSEIGAQLKLAPNTVSTYRARILEKTGARNDVELALLARGAPAE from the coding sequence ATGAATTCCGTGGTTCGAGTGTTGATCGGTGATGACCACCGCATCGTGCGGGAGGGGCTCAAGCAGGTGCTGGGCGACCCGGCCAATGGCGTGCCCGAGATCACTGTGGTCGCCGAGGCCACCCAGGGCAACGAGGTGCTGGAGCTGGTCGCCGCCCTGCAAGGGCCCACGGGAACACCGGGGCTGGACCTGGTGCTGCTGGACATCGCCATGCCGGGCATGGACGGCCTCGAAGTGCTGCAGGCGCTGCGCAAGGCCTGGCCTGCGTTGCCGGTGCTGATGCTCAGCACCTACCCCGAGCGGCAATACGCGGTGCGCTGCATCCAGATGGGCGCGGCGGGCTACCTGCACAAAAGCGCCGACCCCGACGACATGGTGGCCGCCGTGCGCAAGGTGGCGGCAGGCGGGCGCTACTTGACCGAGGCCACGGCGCAAGCCCTGGCGGGCGCCGTGGAGCGCACCGGGGTGGTGCGCGCCGCCCAGCAGGGCGCGCCCGCTGGAGTAGACGCGCTCTCCTATCGAGAGCACCAGGTGTTCCGTCTGCTCACGGCCGGGCAGAGCGTGAGCGAAATTGGTGCGCAGCTCAAGCTCGCGCCCAACACGGTGAGCACCTACCGCGCCCGCATCCTCGAAAAGACCGGCGCGCGCAACGATGTGGAGCTTGCGCTGCTGGCGCGTGGCGCACCGGCAGAGTGA